A DNA window from Ctenopharyngodon idella isolate HZGC_01 chromosome 10, HZGC01, whole genome shotgun sequence contains the following coding sequences:
- the LOC127520844 gene encoding uncharacterized protein LOC127520844 isoform X8 — protein sequence MKKMFLKLVFFCLWRLVGVFGDDEVSVIEGNSVTLNSGLTEMKDGDEIRWKFGNENIVIAEINVTADSFTVYDDVLDGRFRDRLKLDNQTGSLTITNTTMKQTGLYKLQNNSLIKSFGLTVFGLRFVTVIERDSVTLNSDLTEMKDEMIQWRFGNTVIAEINKRADSFTVYDDVLDGRFRDRLKLDNQTGSLTITNTRTEHAGVYEQQINHLKTFFILTVIYVIGDTKVMSVMEGDSVTLNTDLTEMMDDGIQWMFGTENTVIAEISVMAEIIPVYDDYDGRFRDRLKLDNQTGSLTITNTTTEHSGLYKVKIIRNIVKLFNLAVCARLPVPVISSNSSQCSSSSSSCSLVCSAVNVSHVTLSWYKGNSLLSSISVSDLSISLSLPLEVEYQDKNTYSCVLNNPISNQTQHLDITHLCHTCSDSVHCCGPTEAVIRLVLSALVGVATVILVVYDIRSRRAEQDQAQIHTSVSFCTMEHLNTVKLLCFKQKDCSLEKHLKEFLSLVPATYFPDNCLCSFLYAGLNTATKEQLSSEGPQESFARRVGAGVL from the exons gtgtgtttggtgatGATGAAGTGTCAGTGATAGAGGGAAATTCAGTCACTTTAAACTCTGGTCTTACTGAAATGAAGGATGGTGATGAGATTCGGTGGAAGTTTGGAAATGAAAACATTGTAATAGCTGAAATCAATGTAACAGCCGACAGCTtcactgtatatgatgatgttcttgatgggagattcagagacagactgaagctggacaatcaaactggatctctgaccatcacaaacaccacaATGAAACAGACTGGACTTTATAAACTACAAAACAACAGTCTGATCAAGAGTTTCGGTCTTACTGTCTTTG GACTGAGGTTTGTGACAGTGATTGAGAGAGATTCAGTTACTCTAAACTCTGATCTTACTGAAATGAAGGATGAAATGATTCAATGGAGGTTTGGAAACACTGTAATAGCTGAAATCAATAAACGAGCCGACAGCTtcactgtatatgatgatgttcttgatgggagattcagagacagactgaagctggacaatcaaactggatctctgaccatcacaaacaccagaactGAACATGCTGGAGTTTATGAGCAACAGATCAACCATTTGAAGACATTTTTCATTCTCACTGTCATTT ATGTGATTGGTGATACAAAGGTaatgtcagtgatggagggagattcagtcactctaaacACTGATCTTACTGAAATGATGGATGATGGGATTCAGTGGATGTTTGGAACTGAAAACACTGTAATCGCTGAAATCAGTGTAATGGCCGAAATCATCCCTGTATATGATGATTacgatgggagattcagagacagactgaagctggacaatcaaactggatctctgaccatcacaaacaccacaACTGAACATTCTGGACTCTATAAAGTAAAGATAATCAGAAATATAGTCAAGCTTTTCAATCTCGCTGTCTGTG ctcgtctgcctgttcctgtcatcagcagtaactcttcacaatgttcttcatcatcatcatcatgttcattggtgtgttcagctgtgaatgtgagtcatgtgactctctcctggtacaaaggaaacagtttattgtccagcatcagtgtgtctgatctcagcatcagtctctctctacctctggaggtggaatatcaggataaaaacacctacagctgtgtgctgaacaatcccatcagcaaccagactcaacatctggacatcactcaCCTCTGTCACACATGTTCAG ACTCCGTCCACTGTTGTGGTCCTACTGAAGCTGTGATCCGATTGGTCCTCTCTGCTCtggtgggcgtggctactgtcaTTCTTGTGGTTTATGACATCAGATCCAGAAGAGCTGAACAAGATCAAGCACAGATTCACACATCAG TTTCTTTCTGCACTATGGAGCACTTGAACACAGTCAAACTCTTATGCTTTAAGCAGAAGGACTGCTCCCTCGAGAAACATTTGAAGGAATTCCTCAGCCTTGTGCCAGCTACATATTTCCCGGACAACTGTCTCTGCAGCTTCCTGTATGCCGGCCTCAACACCGCCACCAAAGAGCAGCTGTCCAGTGAAGGCCCTCAAGAGAGCTTCGCCAGAAGAGTGGGTGCTGGTGTCCTGTGA
- the LOC127520861 gene encoding uncharacterized protein LOC127520861 isoform X2, which produces MLWYFEDTRLALINGHSNTSCLYDGEGGRFRDRLKVDYETGSLTITNTRPEHAGRYEAEIIRSERSGKRQSLNRNRKCDSTKITQKNSNTNDDTIKTFNLIVMASLSDEVKVNEEPQMEKQKFDSGQTSAAVAGICVAVVLLVFSAAVGVIYYRRRRSKNDKGKNENKAQEKEDPNSICVHS; this is translated from the exons ATGCTGTGGTACTTTGAAGACACTCGCTTAGCTCTAATCAATGGACATTCCAATACAAGCTGTTTATATGATGGTGAAGgcgggagattcagagacagactgaaggtGGACTAtgagactggatctctgaccatcacaaacaccagaccTGAACACGCTGGACGTTATGAAGCAGAGATCATCAGGAGCGAAAGGTCAGGCAAAAGGCAAAGCTTGAACCGAAACCGAAAGTGTGACAGCACaaaaataacccaaaaaaaCAGCAACACCAATGATGACACCATAAAAACTTTCAATTTGATCGTCATGG CTTCTCTGTCTGATGAAGTTAAAGTAAATGAAGAACCACAAATGGAGAAGCAGAAGTTTGACTCGG GTCAGACTTCAGCTGCTGTAGCAGGAATATGTGTTGCTGTTGTTCTGCTGGTGTTTTCAGCAGCTGTTGGTGTGATTTACTATCGCCGCAGGAGATCTAAAAATG ATAAGGGGAAAAACGAGAACAAAGCACAG GAGAAAGAGGATCCTAACAGCATCTGTGTACACTCTTAG
- the LOC127520861 gene encoding uncharacterized protein LOC127520861 isoform X1, translated as MGCCFVLTLFVLLVNGVFADDVVTVSVREGDSVTLNTDITKKQHDKMLWYFEDTRLALINGHSNTSCLYDGEGGRFRDRLKVDYETGSLTITNTRPEHAGRYEAEIIRSERSGKRQSLNRNRKCDSTKITQKNSNTNDDTIKTFNLIVMASLSDEVKVNEEPQMEKQKFDSGQTSAAVAGICVAVVLLVFSAAVGVIYYRRRRSKNDKGKNENKAQEKEDPNSICVHS; from the exons ATGGGATGCTGTTTTGTGCTCACTCTGTTCGTTTTGCTCGTCAATG GTGTCTTTGCTGATGATGTGGTGACAGTGTCAGTGagggagggagattcagtcactctaaacACTGATATTACCAAAAAACAACATGACAAGATGCTGTGGTACTTTGAAGACACTCGCTTAGCTCTAATCAATGGACATTCCAATACAAGCTGTTTATATGATGGTGAAGgcgggagattcagagacagactgaaggtGGACTAtgagactggatctctgaccatcacaaacaccagaccTGAACACGCTGGACGTTATGAAGCAGAGATCATCAGGAGCGAAAGGTCAGGCAAAAGGCAAAGCTTGAACCGAAACCGAAAGTGTGACAGCACaaaaataacccaaaaaaaCAGCAACACCAATGATGACACCATAAAAACTTTCAATTTGATCGTCATGG CTTCTCTGTCTGATGAAGTTAAAGTAAATGAAGAACCACAAATGGAGAAGCAGAAGTTTGACTCGG GTCAGACTTCAGCTGCTGTAGCAGGAATATGTGTTGCTGTTGTTCTGCTGGTGTTTTCAGCAGCTGTTGGTGTGATTTACTATCGCCGCAGGAGATCTAAAAATG ATAAGGGGAAAAACGAGAACAAAGCACAG GAGAAAGAGGATCCTAACAGCATCTGTGTACACTCTTAG
- the LOC127520844 gene encoding SLAM family member 5-like isoform X10, which produces MKDEMIQWRFGNTVIAEINKRADSFTVYDDVLDGRFRDRLKLDNQTGSLTITNTRTEHAGVYEQQINHLKTFFILTVIYVIGDTKVMSVMEGDSVTLNTDLTEMMDDGIQWMFGTENTVIAEISVMAEIIPVYDDYDGRFRDRLKLDNQTGSLTITNTTTEHSGLYKVKIIRNIVKLFNLAVCARLPVPVISSNSSQCSSSSSSCSLVCSAVNVSHVTLSWYKGNSLLSSISVSDLSISLSLPLEVEYQDKNTYSCVLNNPISNQTQHLDITHLCHTCSDSVHCCGPTEAVIRLVLSALVGVATVILVVYDIRSRRAEQDQAQIHTSVSFCTMEHLNTVKLLCFKQKDCSLEKHLKEFLSLVPATYFPDNCLCSFLYAGLNTATKEQLSSEGPQESFARRVGAGVL; this is translated from the exons ATGAAGGATGAAATGATTCAATGGAGGTTTGGAAACACTGTAATAGCTGAAATCAATAAACGAGCCGACAGCTtcactgtatatgatgatgttcttgatgggagattcagagacagactgaagctggacaatcaaactggatctctgaccatcacaaacaccagaactGAACATGCTGGAGTTTATGAGCAACAGATCAACCATTTGAAGACATTTTTCATTCTCACTGTCATTT ATGTGATTGGTGATACAAAGGTaatgtcagtgatggagggagattcagtcactctaaacACTGATCTTACTGAAATGATGGATGATGGGATTCAGTGGATGTTTGGAACTGAAAACACTGTAATCGCTGAAATCAGTGTAATGGCCGAAATCATCCCTGTATATGATGATTacgatgggagattcagagacagactgaagctggacaatcaaactggatctctgaccatcacaaacaccacaACTGAACATTCTGGACTCTATAAAGTAAAGATAATCAGAAATATAGTCAAGCTTTTCAATCTCGCTGTCTGTG ctcgtctgcctgttcctgtcatcagcagtaactcttcacaatgttcttcatcatcatcatcatgttcattggtgtgttcagctgtgaatgtgagtcatgtgactctctcctggtacaaaggaaacagtttattgtccagcatcagtgtgtctgatctcagcatcagtctctctctacctctggaggtggaatatcaggataaaaacacctacagctgtgtgctgaacaatcccatcagcaaccagactcaacatctggacatcactcaCCTCTGTCACACATGTTCAG ACTCCGTCCACTGTTGTGGTCCTACTGAAGCTGTGATCCGATTGGTCCTCTCTGCTCtggtgggcgtggctactgtcaTTCTTGTGGTTTATGACATCAGATCCAGAAGAGCTGAACAAGATCAAGCACAGATTCACACATCAG TTTCTTTCTGCACTATGGAGCACTTGAACACAGTCAAACTCTTATGCTTTAAGCAGAAGGACTGCTCCCTCGAGAAACATTTGAAGGAATTCCTCAGCCTTGTGCCAGCTACATATTTCCCGGACAACTGTCTCTGCAGCTTCCTGTATGCCGGCCTCAACACCGCCACCAAAGAGCAGCTGTCCAGTGAAGGCCCTCAAGAGAGCTTCGCCAGAAGAGTGGGTGCTGGTGTCCTGTGA
- the LOC127520861 gene encoding uncharacterized protein LOC127520861 isoform X3, with translation MKQRSSGAKASLSDEVKVNEEPQMEKQKFDSGQTSAAVAGICVAVVLLVFSAAVGVIYYRRRRSKNDKGKNENKAQEKEDPNSICVHS, from the exons ATGAAGCAGAGATCATCAGGAGCGAAAG CTTCTCTGTCTGATGAAGTTAAAGTAAATGAAGAACCACAAATGGAGAAGCAGAAGTTTGACTCGG GTCAGACTTCAGCTGCTGTAGCAGGAATATGTGTTGCTGTTGTTCTGCTGGTGTTTTCAGCAGCTGTTGGTGTGATTTACTATCGCCGCAGGAGATCTAAAAATG ATAAGGGGAAAAACGAGAACAAAGCACAG GAGAAAGAGGATCCTAACAGCATCTGTGTACACTCTTAG
- the LOC127520844 gene encoding uncharacterized protein LOC127520844 isoform X9: MGKFGQDARPQGVFGDDEVSVIEGNSVTLNSGLTEMKDGDEIRWKFGNENIVIAEINVTADSFTVYDDVLDGRFRDRLKLDNQTGSLTITNTTMKQTGLYKLQNNSLIKSFGLTVFGLRFVTVIERDSVTLNSDLTEMKDEMIQWRFGNTVIAEINKRADSFTVYDDVLDGRFRDRLKLDNQTGSLTITNTRTEHAGVYEQQINHLKTFFILTVIYVIGDTKVMSVMEGDSVTLNTDLTEMMDDGIQWMFGTENTVIAEISVMAEIIPVYDDYDGRFRDRLKLDNQTGSLTITNTTTEHSGLYKVKIIRNIVKLFNLAVCARLPVPVISSNSSQCSSSSSSCSLVCSAVNVSHVTLSWYKGNSLLSSISVSDLSISLSLPLEVEYQDKNTYSCVLNNPISNQTQHLDITHLCHTCSDSVHCCGPTEAVIRLVLSALVGVATVILVVYDIRSRRAEQDQAQIHTSVSFCTMEHLNTVKLLCFKQKDCSLEKHLKEFLSLVPATYFPDNCLCSFLYAGLNTATKEQLSSEGPQESFARRVGAGVL; this comes from the exons gtgtgtttggtgatGATGAAGTGTCAGTGATAGAGGGAAATTCAGTCACTTTAAACTCTGGTCTTACTGAAATGAAGGATGGTGATGAGATTCGGTGGAAGTTTGGAAATGAAAACATTGTAATAGCTGAAATCAATGTAACAGCCGACAGCTtcactgtatatgatgatgttcttgatgggagattcagagacagactgaagctggacaatcaaactggatctctgaccatcacaaacaccacaATGAAACAGACTGGACTTTATAAACTACAAAACAACAGTCTGATCAAGAGTTTCGGTCTTACTGTCTTTG GACTGAGGTTTGTGACAGTGATTGAGAGAGATTCAGTTACTCTAAACTCTGATCTTACTGAAATGAAGGATGAAATGATTCAATGGAGGTTTGGAAACACTGTAATAGCTGAAATCAATAAACGAGCCGACAGCTtcactgtatatgatgatgttcttgatgggagattcagagacagactgaagctggacaatcaaactggatctctgaccatcacaaacaccagaactGAACATGCTGGAGTTTATGAGCAACAGATCAACCATTTGAAGACATTTTTCATTCTCACTGTCATTT ATGTGATTGGTGATACAAAGGTaatgtcagtgatggagggagattcagtcactctaaacACTGATCTTACTGAAATGATGGATGATGGGATTCAGTGGATGTTTGGAACTGAAAACACTGTAATCGCTGAAATCAGTGTAATGGCCGAAATCATCCCTGTATATGATGATTacgatgggagattcagagacagactgaagctggacaatcaaactggatctctgaccatcacaaacaccacaACTGAACATTCTGGACTCTATAAAGTAAAGATAATCAGAAATATAGTCAAGCTTTTCAATCTCGCTGTCTGTG ctcgtctgcctgttcctgtcatcagcagtaactcttcacaatgttcttcatcatcatcatcatgttcattggtgtgttcagctgtgaatgtgagtcatgtgactctctcctggtacaaaggaaacagtttattgtccagcatcagtgtgtctgatctcagcatcagtctctctctacctctggaggtggaatatcaggataaaaacacctacagctgtgtgctgaacaatcccatcagcaaccagactcaacatctggacatcactcaCCTCTGTCACACATGTTCAG ACTCCGTCCACTGTTGTGGTCCTACTGAAGCTGTGATCCGATTGGTCCTCTCTGCTCtggtgggcgtggctactgtcaTTCTTGTGGTTTATGACATCAGATCCAGAAGAGCTGAACAAGATCAAGCACAGATTCACACATCAG TTTCTTTCTGCACTATGGAGCACTTGAACACAGTCAAACTCTTATGCTTTAAGCAGAAGGACTGCTCCCTCGAGAAACATTTGAAGGAATTCCTCAGCCTTGTGCCAGCTACATATTTCCCGGACAACTGTCTCTGCAGCTTCCTGTATGCCGGCCTCAACACCGCCACCAAAGAGCAGCTGTCCAGTGAAGGCCCTCAAGAGAGCTTCGCCAGAAGAGTGGGTGCTGGTGTCCTGTGA